From Microcoleus sp. AS-A8:
AGTGAGGATGTTATCAGTGATAGTTGTTTAAACAGCTTTGCGTTTGTGGGATTATTAAGATTGGTAACAAAGTCCGATTTGACAGTTTTTGGAAAAAATGAATTTGGCAGCAAATTTTTGAAAATCTTAGGTCTACTTGCTTAAACTCACTTATAGAAAACGCCGTAAAACCCATGTATGAGAAAGCGTGGGATATAAGGTGGGTCTGCTCCGTCCCTACGCAGACCCACAGATTTAACTTCAAGGTCATAACATAAAACTTCACAGTACTCTTATACGCATCCTGATAGCATAAGAGAGTGGAGCTAGGTCGAGCCATGATCGTATACGAGTTCAAAGTCAAAGGGAAAGAAACGCAATACCGTGCAATAGACGAAGCGATTCGTACTACCCAGTTCATCCAAAACAAATGTTTAAGGCTCTGGCTGGACAACAAAGGGATAGGGAAGGCTGACCTCAATAAATACTGTGCAGTGCTGGCAGCGGAATTTCCTTTTGCGTCGGAACTCAACTCAATGGCTCGACAGGCTGCGGCTGAACGAACTTGGAGCGCAATTGCTCGGTTTTACGACAACTGCAAGAAGAAAGTTAAAGGGAAAAAGGGTTTTCCAAAATTCAAGAAGCACTGCCGCTCAGTTGAATACAAAACTAGTGGCTGGAAGCTTTCTGGTAATAGGAAAGCAATTACTTTCCGGGGCGGTAAGAACATAGGAACTCTTAAGTTAAAGGGAACCTATGACCTGAATTACTATGACATTAATCAGATTAAGCGAGTGAGATTAGTTCGACGTGCTGATGGATACTACGCTCAATTTGCCATTGATGTCAAAGTACGGATAGAGACTGAACCAACAGGTCAAGCCATTGGAATTGACTTGGGATTAAAGTTCTTCATTGCCGATAACATTGGCAATACAGAACCTTGCCCTCAGTTCTATCGCAAGTCAGAACGCCAGCTCAGTCGTGCTAACCGGAAGAAATCCAAGAAGTTCGTCAAGGGTGCCAAACCGCAGTCTAAAAACTACCACAAGGCGAGATCCCGATATGCTCGGAAACATCTAAGAGTAAGTAGGCAACGAAAAGAGTATTGCAAGCGAGTCGCATACTCCGTCATCCAATCTAACGATTTGGTCGCCTATGAAGACTTGAATGTCAAAGGGCTGGTGAAAAATCGGCATCTCGCTAAATCAATCAGTGATGCTGGATGGTCAACATTCCGCCAGTGGCTAGAATATTTTGGCTTTAAGTATGGGAAGTTTACGGTTGCCGTGGCTCCTCACAACACAAGTCAAAACTGCTCTAAGTGCGGAAATAAAGTTAAAAAATCCCTATCAACAAGAACCCATGTCTGTCCACATTGTGGGTTCATTGAAGATAGGGACGTAAATGCTGCCATCAATATCCTGAAATTAGCACTGTGTACGCTAGGGCATAGCGGAACTTACGCTTGGGGAGATTTGCCCTCTTGGGCGGTTGGAGCCATCCTGCTGTCTAACGGCGAGTCCGTGAACCAAGAATCCAACGTGTTTTAACCGTTGGAGTGTCAAAGTAAGCGTTTTCCATCTTAGAATCATGACTCTCATAGACCCTCGCCGTCAGAAACAACTACGGCAATTCGTGCAAAAATTAGGGTTGTCGGATCAGGCTCCAGTACAGTGGGCGCTGCTTGACTTGGCACTAACACACCCAAGCATTTCTGCCAAAGCTAACTATGAGCAGTTAGAGTTCGTCGGTGACGCCGTTGTGCGAATTGCTACCTCAGAATTGTTATTTGAAACCTATCCCAACGCTTCAGTCGGTGAATTTGCGGCAATTCGTTCGGTACTGGTGAGCGATCGCATCCTTGCCCAGTTAGCGAGGGTTTATGGATTAGAGCGTTACTTACTCCTTTCTAGCAGTGCAGCGAGTGACGTGGCGGGAGAAACATCACGCTTAGCAGATGCCTTTGAAGCGGTGTTAGGAGCACTTTACTTGAGTACCCATACATTGAAACTGGTGCGCCCCTGGTTAGACCCTCACTTGCAGCAACTAGCCGCCGAAGTGCGCCAAGATCCAGCCCGCCTAAACTATAAAGATGCTCTCCAAGAATGGACTCAAGCTCACTACAAACTTCGCCCAGAGTATCGCCTTAAAGAAACTAGTTTAGTACATGGGGATGACCACCGCTTTACGGCTGAAGTCTGGCTGCAAAACCAGCGATTGGGTGAAGGGCAAGGACGCTCTAAAAAAGCAGCGGAACAAGCTGCTGCAAAACAAGCTTTTTTGGCATTGAGTACTCAGGAATAAGTTGGCTTGTGTGAAGGTAGTCATATTTTTGATATTTTTCCATTACCCATTACCCATGACCGAATCCTTATTGACTCATAACATTTGAGTCTTATGCATTATTATCAGCCGCTCCCGACATCCGAGCAACATCATTGGATATTTGGGATTCACCTGAGAATAGTAATGAGCGCTCAATCGTGGGCAAAGAAATTTCAACCTGAGTCCCGTGACCATCCCCATCACTAGAAAGGGTAATGTTACCTCCCATCAGTGCCATTAAATTCCGTGAAATGGCAAGACCAAGACCTGTACCCCCACACTTACGCGTGGTCGTCCCATCAACCATCACAAAAGGTCGGAATAGCTTGTGCTGTTGAGTAGGGTCGATACCAATTCCCGTATCCTTAACAGTCACAACAACACGCGAGGAAGGAGCCACGGGAGTACTATCCATACTTCCATCACCTGTAGAAGCCAGGGATAAGCGTTCTTGCTTCTTTTCCTGAAAACCACGGATTTCTCCTCGCTCATCCCCATTATTCAAAGAAACCGAAGAGAATGTTTCAGCGAATGCCTCTATTCGCGTATTAATTGTAATGTTGCCAGAGTCAGTGAACTTAACGGCGTTACCCACTACATTTAACAGTACTTGCTTAAGTTTAGCTGGATCGGCACGCACAGGAATCACTTCATCCAAGTCTGTGGTATGGAATTCTAAGCCTTTCTGCTGAATAGGAACAGCCTGTAAACTAATCACTTCATTCAGGATTTTTCGCAGGTCAACTGGCTCTGTTTCTACCGTGAGCTTTCCGGCTTCAATCTTGGCAATATCCAAAACATCATTGATAATTCCTAATAAATGAATGGCTGCATCATCGGCTCGTTGTAAGAAATCGAGTTCTTCTTCTTTGTCATCACAAAAACCATCCCGTACCAATCGCAGACAGCCAATAATACCATTGAGAGGCGTTCTCAGCTCATGGGACGTATTCGCGAGAAACTCATTTTTGAGTTGGTTGGCAGTTTGTGCCTCTTTCCAAGCTGTTTCCAGTTCTTCGGCCCAAGCTCTCAGACGAGAAATCATCCCCTCAAAGGCATCAGACAATTGGTTAAATTCCCGAATTTTAAAGTTTCGAGGAATCCGATCAGTAGAGTGCAGGTCAGATTCATGTAAGGCGTAATCTCTGAGTTTTTCTAAAGGACGTGCCAAGTCACGAGCTACATAAAGTGTTACTAAAAAACTTGCCGCAATTAAGCAGCAGGTGAGGATGAGCAAAACTTGCTGAATATCTTTGAGACCATACAGGGCACTCTCTATGCTCGTAATGGATAAAATCGTCCACTTTTGGTTAGGCTCAGCCGTTATTGGACTCTCGATCGCCGTGTACCCAGCGACTAGTTCGACGCCCTCTTTTTCAAAAGAAAATAAATGTAGAGAATCCTGTTGACCCGCCAGTGATTTGCTCAACACCTCCTCAAGCGCCCCCCTATCTTTTTCCTGCACAATTGATCGCCCAATCCGCCCTGGATCGATATGCGCTAAAATTTTCCCTTCCTGATTAATCACCACCGGATAGCCCGATAAAGACCTCGCCTTGGCTGGCTGAGGATGAACCAAGGAAGACTGGATACTCAAAGCATATCGAAGTTGACCCTCAGCGTTATAGACGGGTGCACTGAACAGTAATGAGAGTTGATGGGTCGAGTCGCTTTGGTTGAGGTTGGTGCCTACTGTTGTTAAGGGTTTTTGAGGAAGTAGCGCTGTCACGTAAATTGGAGAACGGTTGCGTGGCAATAAAGAACGCTGCCAAGGCCATAACATTGCCTCTTTTTGGGCGAGCGCTTGGTTGCCACAAGTACTAGCTACGAGCTTTCTAGTTTGAATCTCACTTAGCTGTACGCACTCGATCAGGGTGGGTAATTGTTGAGCGAGTTTGTCGATAAATTGTTGATCCGCTTCTGGAGACTGGGACTGTAACTCTAGGCTTTCGCTGGCTGTCTCCAGGTTAGCTTTGAGGGCATCAACCCCTTGTTGAATATTCTGTCCCTTTCTCACGGCGCTCTCGATCAGATTTTGCCGAGCCGTTTCCAATAGCGTCGAGCGTGCTTTTCTGTAGGTCACATACACCCCCAAAAGTAACACTGGTACGCTCAGCAGCAATAAGCGCGACAGCAAAATGCGACGAAAGGAGGATTGACCTGGCTTAGCCATAGAATGTCTCTCAGATTAAAGTTGAAAACTCAACAGCCATAATTAATACAGTAGATGAATCCCCCATCTCATCCATCCTAAAACGCTTCAAAGTCTCTGTGTATCTCGGAGGCTTAGCTTCGAGACAAGTTTTACAACAAAAGCCTCAATCTCAAGCATCTTCAAACTTGTGTCTTTGTTCAAGTCAGTCGTTATGTCTTCTCACTCTGCCAGCCCTCGACCCCATACAACCGTTGTTCTCGCCATGAGTGCTGATGGCAAGATTGCAGACGTGGCGCGATCGCCTGCTCGATTTTCCTCTCCCGCTGATCGAACCCATCTGGAAACACAAATTGCTCTGGCTGACGGCGTCTTGTTTGGTGCCAATACACTCCGCGCCTATGGAACCACCCTCGGCATCTCCAATCCCAAATTACTGCAACTGCGGCAACAAGGTGGTGTGCCACCACAGCCGGTACAAATTGTTTGCTCTGGTTCTGCCGATTTTGACCCCCAATTGCGTTTTTTTCGTCAACAGGTTCCCCGTTGGTTACTGACAACAGCAGGGGGTGCCCAACATTGGCAGAAACAACAGGCGTCGGGCGTTGGCAGTTTTGAGCGAATTTTAATAGCTGATACATCCACAGGCGAGATGGATTGGAATAATGCCTTCCAACAATTAATCCAATTGGGCGTCGAACGCTTAGCCCTCTTGGGAGGCAGTGAACTGGTAGCTGCACTCTTGGCCGCCGATTTAATTGATGAATTCTGGCTAACCATTTGCCCGTTGATTTTAGGCGGTAGAACCGCACCAACGCCAGTGGCGGGAGAGGGATTTTTCTCACACCTAGCGCGGCCTCTGGAACTTTTGAGTGTCCAGACAATCGAACACGAGGTCTTTCTGCATTATCGGCTGCAACGCTCGTAAAGATTAGTTAACCTAAAAACAGTTTTTACCGGAGTAACCACTCACTTTGAGCTGGATTGCGCCGAACCAACCTCTGGGTCGAGCCACTTGAACTCACCCTGACATCCTTACATGACGCGGTATCTTAACCAATTTCTTTCTTGGATTTCCCCCATGGTTCAACAACCCCAGCTTGACTATGCCGTGACTTGGGTCAACCGCATGGCAGACATTCCCCAATCCGCTTGGGATGACCTCGCCCAGCCCTTGAAGACCCCTTTCCTAGAGTGGGAGTGGTTGAACAATCTAGAAACATCAGGGAGTGCAACGGCAAAAACCGGGTGGTTACCCAATCACCTCACCGTATGGCGAGATAGAAAGCTCATAGCCGCTGCGCCTTTCTACATCAAAGGTCACAGTTATGGAGAGTTTGTCTTTGACCAGCAGTGGGCGGATTTATCTCACCGCTTAGGGATACGCTACTACCCCAAACTGTTAGGGATGACGCCGTTTACGCCTGCTACCGGGTATCGGTTTTTGATCGCACCGGGAGAAGACGAGGATCGACTGACGGAACAGATGGTGATTGCGATCGACCATTTTTGTGACCAGAACCGGATTAGTGGCTGTCACTTCCTGTTTGTTGACCCTGAATGGCGTCCCGTCCTAGAACGTCATGGTTTTACCAGTTGGCTGCACCACAGCTATATTTGGCAAAACAAAGGCTTTCAGACCTTTGATGATTATCTCAGTGTCTTCAACGCTAATCAGCGCCGCAATATCAAACGGGAGCGCAAAGCCGTTACAACAACCGGTCTACGCTTAGATATTCTCAGGGGTGAGGAGATTCCTAAATCCCTGTTTCCCTCAATTTATAGCTTCTACAGCAGCACCTGCGACAAGTTTATGTGGGGGAGTAAGTATCTCACGCGCAAGTTTTTTGAGCAGTTGTATCCCAACTATAGCGATCGCGTGTTGTTAGTGGCGGCTTATCGAGAGGGCGATGACCGCCATCCGGTAGGTATGTCGTTTTGTATCAATAAGGGTGACCAGCTTTATGGTCGCTATTGGGGTTGTTTTGAGGAATTTGACTGCCTGCATTTCGACGCTTGTTACTACACGCCGATTGAGTGGGGAATTACCAATGGCATTCAGATGTTTGACCCCGGTGCGGGTGGGCGTCACAAAAGACGGCGTGGTTTTCCGGCAACGCCGAATCATAGTATGCACCGATTTTATAATGCGCGGTTTACTCAAATTTTGCGGCACTATATCGATGAAATCAACGTTATGGAACAAGAAGAAATTGACGCAATTAATCAAGATTTACCCTTTACAAAAAGGGAGATTAATCTGTCTATCCAAGATTAATAAGCTTCATTAATGCACAACGTGAACCCAGCTTAACTAACCACCTCTGACGATAACTCAGCCCTTGAGGATTTGTGAAACTTCTTTGAACATTAAAAAAAATTAGGAAAATTTCGTGAGAATTTTGTGAAACTATCACTCCAGAGCGATTGCCGGATTCGCCTCTATCTTCATGCTTTTTTTAGATTGAGATTCCGGTCACTCACTGCCAATCCAACGACACCCACTAGGGATAATTTTCTATAGTGCCACAAATGGCCTTGTAGTTCACGCGAGAACAGCACAGTGCTACAGAACTAATCCAATAAATTCAGATGCATCCACAACAGAACTTCATCGTGATCGACACCGAAGGCAAAAACGAGCTTCGGGAAATTGCAATTATCAACAGCCAAGGAAAAATAGTTTACGAAGCTTTTGCTAAAGAGCATCCTGATAATTATGATAAAAAGTTCAATCTCAAACCCCTTAGAGAGATTATCGTTGATTTTTTAAAGGTTTCTCAATCTAAACTAGTAATTTTTCATAATGCTAAGCATGATATTCAAGTTTTGAAGAAGAGTTTTAGGAAAGTTGAGCTAGAATGGCAAATCATAAAATCTCAATGTAGCTGTGAACTCGCAAAATCTTATTTTCATGATTTGCCCAGTTATTCTCTAGAATACTTAAGTAAATGTTTGAATCTGAAAGTTAACAAAAAATACTTCAATCCCCATCTAGCCCATACGGCTAGATATGACGCCGAATTCACCTATCAACTGTATCTAAAAATCATGAGCCAAACAACCCCAAATACCATACTAGATAATCTAAAAGACAAGCCCAATCCTTTTGGAAGTATTAAAGTCGCTACTCCTTTCCAAGAGCATGTAGATTACAAAAAACTATACCAGATTGAATTTGAATCTCTCAAGAATATTATCAATGATATTAAGCATGACAAGAATCACCAAAGCCAGGGAGTTGTAGTTATTGGTGAGCCAGGGTCGGGGAAAACTCACCTAATGATGCGTCTTGCTAAAGAATTACTAAAAATTAATCGATTACTCTTTATCAGGCAACCTAATAATGCTGATTCAGTTCTCTATCATACTTACAGTAGAATTTTAGAATCTTTTGTTGAAGAAGTTCCCGGTACTAATTTAACGCAATTAGAACATTTATTAGCTAATAGTTTTGTTAAGCTAATTAGCTCAACAACAACAATGGTTCTTACGAAGAAAGATCAAGATATCCTATTATCTGGAAAGAATAATAAATTAGATTTATATAAAAACTTAGGTGCTGAAGGTACAGACAGAAAGCGAACCTATTGGGATCATATCGAAAAACGTGCCAATGAATGGTGGATTAATCAGTATGGAATGGCAGGTTATTCAGCTCAAATAATTAAGGGTATTGTTAAATTTTGCGGTTACTCCGATCCAAGAAGAAAAGAATTAGTCACGAGATGGTTATCTGCCAATGAACTATCCCAAGAAGAGTTAAAGAGCATTGACTTAAATAACTGGAATGAGGAGATGAGCAAGGAGGAATTTTCGTTACAGGCTATTTCTGTCTTTAGCAAGCTCTCTCTACTGGATGAACCACTAATTATTGTGTTTGATCAACTAGAATCCTTGGGATATGACCATAAAAGAAAGTTATTAATAAGCTTTGGCGAAGCTGTCAAAGAAATTTTCACTCATGTTCCAAATAGTTTAATTATTCTTAATTTATTTCCGGAACGATGGGAGCAGTTCCAGGAAATTTTTGACGGTTCTATTGTTGATTTAGTATCACAGCATGAAATTCAATTACAAAAACCATCTCATGAAAAACTCAAGGAAATACTAAAACTAAAGGCTCAAAATGTTGGTGTAAATTTTGACACTTTATTTAGTTCGGCAGAATTAGGAGACATTCTAAATCAAAAGTCTATTCGCGCCGTCTTAAAGCGTGCTGCGAATTACTATAAATATAAAATTAATGGCATCCCATTACCAACATCTTCGGCTTCAATCAAGCCGAAAAACCCCAATAATAAAGTACAACATAACCTGGAAATAATAGAGGATATAGAAGATTCATTTACTCAATTAAAACATATAGTAACTAATCTTGAGTGCCACATAAAACAAGTCTTTGAATTGCCGCAAATCCCAAAGATTGAGGAGATTTTCGTTGATGGACGAGAGGAAAATGATGATGATGATGAAATAGACCCTGAAATAGTGGCAATTCAGGAATATATTCAAAAAGAAATAGCCTTGATTGAGCAAGGATATACAAAGTTTAACATTATCAGCGATAGTGATGATATTGGTAAATTAATTACTATTTTTGAAGCATTTAAAGATATTAATAATTTTGAAATAGATTACCTACTCCTAGGTAAGAAAAAATTACCTGAACACCTTGTAATTAGAAATCAGTCTAAAAGTTTTTTTATTGGTTTTCTACAAATTGATGGAGGTGCTTTTACTTCCCGAATCAAAAATTGCAATGAATTGATTATAAACAACAAAGATATACGATTTCTAATTTATAGAGATTGTAGAAACCCCGAAATTAAAGGGAACGTTGGTAAGCAGGAAATAGAAAAGCTTAACCATACTCCTAACGGTAGCTTTATGATTATGGATAAGGATGAGCGAATTAACTTTGAGCTGATTTACAAGTTAATTACTGACATTCATAATAAAGATGAAGAGTTTGAACTAGAAAAAGCTTTTCAGGTTTTGATGTCCGAGCTAAAGGATTACTGGTTAATTAAAGTTTTTCAATTTGAGAAAATTTAATTAGAATTGAAACCTTCTTAAAAAGTGCTGCCGTTTTCTGTATTGAAGGTCGAGTTATACCAATTTTCTTTGTTGAGAGTGGAGTCTGCCAGCTACCCGGATACCTGTCACAGCGAAAAATTCCCTACTGCCTTACCTTGGGTAGCGGCGATTTTCAATCTTTACCAGATTGACTTGAGATGCGATTGCTTACGATACCAGCAAAGCTGATCGCACCCTCTACCCTTTTCTAAACTAAGATTAAGTCTGTTTGGGCTGTTATCGCACCAAAATAGGCAAGAACGAGAAAAGAAGAATCGCTACGAAAGAAAATGAATTTAACAGCAGATGACCTACGTGCAATCGACGATAAGCTATCGAAACGTGATATTAACCTTGACCCAGGCGGATATTTCATTATCTACCTCGATCGCGAAGCAAGGCTAATTTGTGCCAAGCATTTCACCAATGTAATTGATGAACGAGGCTTAGCCATTGACCCAGAAACGGGAAAAGTCATCCCCGCCAAAGGCAAGGTAGAACGGACTCAAAGCACCTTGTTTACAGGCAGAACCGCAAAAGAACTTTGTGTGGTTATCTTTGAGCAAACCCAGCCCTGTCCCGTCACAATGCTCGATCATGCGGCTTATTTGGGGCGGGAGTTTGTTCGGGCTGAGTCTGCTCTAGTGGATGGCGAAGAGTATATTCAGGATTAGCCTGAGAAACTCTGATAGAAAAAGTAGGTAGCCATCGGGACAACGGTGGCGATAATCAAGATAGCCACCACCCAGATCGTAGAATTTTGGGTGTCAGTTTCTTCTGCACTCTTAAAAGTACTTTCAACCTGAATGTTTTCTTCCACCACAGGGGGGCCGGGGTCGGGTTCACCCGAAAGAACGGCGACTAAGCGATCGCTGGCATCCAACAAAGCTTGATTGTACTTGTTCCCCGTGCGGAGGGGCACTGCTACCGTTTCAGACGCTACGCTTTCGGCAATGTCGTCAGGCAGAACGGACTTAACCGCTTCACCCGTCTGAATAGCAGTTGTGTTGGTTAGCGTGTCAATCACCAGCAAAGCTTGTTTGGCTTGAGCTTGTGGGGTTGGGAACCATTTTTCAAACAGGGCTTTTGTGAAGCTATCGATCGTCTCACCGTAGTCTAAACGGTGCATGGTAACCATCCTGACTTCTTTGCCTGTTTTCTTGGCTAAATCATCCAGAGTATTGCTCAAGCGTCCTTCATTCAAACGGCTGAGAACTTCGGCTTTATCAACAACCCAAGTCGGTTCTCCTGCCCTGATGTTGGGCATTTGATAGACTCCAGTGGCGTTCGCGGGTGCTGCCACCAATACACTGGCTAAAACGCATAATACCAGGGGTAGAATCAGGCGTTGAAGGTATTTTTGACCCTCGTCGAGTCGATTGAGGAGCTGTTTCATTGAATTGATTGGAATATTAAGATTGCCTTTTCCCATACATACTATATAAACCGGAACAAAACTTACGTCTAAAAAATGAAAGCCGTGTTACGGTTGAAGGAAAGCCTTCAGCTTGCTCACTGGGAGTGCCAGCAATGAGTTCAGCAGAAATTTATCGGGGTTGGATAATTGAGGCTAGACCAGTATTCTGCGTTCAGGTCTGGAGTGCTACGGGTGAATGCGTGATTCCCATTCATAATGCTAAGACCCAAGAAGAAGCACTGCATTTTGCCAAACGCTGGATCGATCTGCAAATTACACCAGATCGAGTTAGACCTCAACCGAGTGATTCGCCTCCCCCTGACTTTGACGACGACGACATTCCGTTTTGACCTGAATGCTTGGGTTCCCTCAATCCCATCGCTGCCTGTCGGTGTCCGGTAGCCTAATTTTGCCCCAGTTACTCAATAGCTAAGGCGAACCTGTCCTATCCACCTGCTTTCGCTTCCTCTGGAAGAGGGATGAAATCGCCAGCGAAAGAAAGTTTAATGAACTTTTCTAAAGGTCACAGCAGATTCTGCCATTGGGTAACCCCTACTTGCGTAGAATGTGATCTCAAGTTCTTCTGTAACCTTTTAGACAGATAGGAGACGTTCAGCATGGCTGATCCCAGAGATACAGAGCTTATAAAACCGTTTAATGGTGACCCTTTTACAGGGCATTTATCGACTCCCATCAGTGATTCCGGTATCGTTAGGGCTTACCTCAACAATCTACCCGCCTACCGCAAAGGCATATCACCCCTTCTGCGAGGTCTAGAGGTTGGTTTGGCTCACGGTTATTTCATCATTGGCCCTTGGGTCATCTTTGGTCCGTTACGCGACTATCCGGGTGCCGCCAGTTTAGGTGGATTAATTTCAGGCGTAGCTTTGATTATCATTGCAACCGCCGCTATGACTGCCTATGGCATTGCCAATTTCCAACAAGGTCATAATCAGGCCGTTGCTAAGCAAAATCCCAAAACCCCACCTGAACTAACTACGGCTGACGGCTGGAGCCAGTATGCTGGTGGGTTCTTTATTGGTGGCATGGGTGGCGCTTTCGTGGCCTATTTCCTGCTGTCCAATTTTGATGTTGTAGATGCCATACTCCGTGGCGTCGTTCACAATACATAGCCATTTTTGGGCTGGCAGTTCTTGGCTTTGAGCGTTTGACTTAAGCCGTCCGTCAGCTCTTCATCATATCCGTTTTGAAACCCTGTAAATTTAGCGAGGATTTGATATGACAGGTACATACGCAGCTTCATTCTTGCCCTGGATTTTGATTCCCATCGTGACTTGGCTCATGCCTGCTGTGGTAATGGGTCTTTTCTTTATCTACATTGAAAGTGAAAGCGACGCTTAACCCAGTTTCAAAGCCTAAACGCCATTTTTAATTAATTTTTGAAAATATCCTGCCTAGGCGCTAAGCGAAAGCTACACGAACGGGTAGGGTATTTTCTGATTAAGATTGTGGTGGTATCTAATTAGTTGATACGTGATGGATACGGATGAATTAAAGCGGCGTTATCTGGCTGGAGAAAGAAATTTTCATCGGGCAAACTTAAACGGCTCAGATTTGCGTAAACTCCAATTAATGAGAGCCGACTTGCTGAAGGCAAATTTGCAAAATTCTAACTTGAGTGGAGCCAACCTCACTAAGGTAAACCTTTATCAAGCCAATCTTAGTAGAGCCGATTTGCGTCAAACAACCTTAAATGAGGCAATACTACATGGTGCAGAACTCAGTGGAGCCAATTTACATCGAGCCAGCTTGATCAAGGCCGATCTGTGTGAAGCTAACCTGAAAGGGGCAAGTCTAACTCATACTAACTTGGGCGCGGCTAAACTGAGTGGAGCAAACCTGAATAATGCCAACTTAACTTGGGCGAATCTGCGTAAGGCAGACCTGAAGCACGCTAACCTAGAGGGCGCAGACCTGAGTGGTGCTAAATTTTGCAATACAATCATGCCTGATGGGAGCATGAGAAATGATGATTGCTGAACCAAGGTTGCGATCACCGTTATACCAGTAGCAAGCCTTGAAGAACTGGTAGCAAGCCTTGAAGAACTGGGAATTCAGGATTTTGTGGTTGAGATGGCAATTTCACTACTCTTGGCTATTGACTTAATCTGAATAATCTTGCTAGGGTAGGCGCATTACAGAACTCAACAAATAGTCTCACTAGCGCCACAGCCATGTTCAGCAGCCGCTATTACTTTTA
This genomic window contains:
- a CDS encoding exonuclease, giving the protein MIDTEGKNELREIAIINSQGKIVYEAFAKEHPDNYDKKFNLKPLREIIVDFLKVSQSKLVIFHNAKHDIQVLKKSFRKVELEWQIIKSQCSCELAKSYFHDLPSYSLEYLSKCLNLKVNKKYFNPHLAHTARYDAEFTYQLYLKIMSQTTPNTILDNLKDKPNPFGSIKVATPFQEHVDYKKLYQIEFESLKNIINDIKHDKNHQSQGVVVIGEPGSGKTHLMMRLAKELLKINRLLFIRQPNNADSVLYHTYSRILESFVEEVPGTNLTQLEHLLANSFVKLISSTTTMVLTKKDQDILLSGKNNKLDLYKNLGAEGTDRKRTYWDHIEKRANEWWINQYGMAGYSAQIIKGIVKFCGYSDPRRKELVTRWLSANELSQEELKSIDLNNWNEEMSKEEFSLQAISVFSKLSLLDEPLIIVFDQLESLGYDHKRKLLISFGEAVKEIFTHVPNSLIILNLFPERWEQFQEIFDGSIVDLVSQHEIQLQKPSHEKLKEILKLKAQNVGVNFDTLFSSAELGDILNQKSIRAVLKRAANYYKYKINGIPLPTSSASIKPKNPNNKVQHNLEIIEDIEDSFTQLKHIVTNLECHIKQVFELPQIPKIEEIFVDGREENDDDDEIDPEIVAIQEYIQKEIALIEQGYTKFNIISDSDDIGKLITIFEAFKDINNFEIDYLLLGKKKLPEHLVIRNQSKSFFIGFLQIDGGAFTSRIKNCNELIINNKDIRFLIYRDCRNPEIKGNVGKQEIEKLNHTPNGSFMIMDKDERINFELIYKLITDIHNKDEEFELEKAFQVLMSELKDYWLIKVFQFEKI
- a CDS encoding DUF4346 domain-containing protein; its protein translation is MNLTADDLRAIDDKLSKRDINLDPGGYFIIYLDREARLICAKHFTNVIDERGLAIDPETGKVIPAKGKVERTQSTLFTGRTAKELCVVIFEQTQPCPVTMLDHAAYLGREFVRAESALVDGEEYIQD
- a CDS encoding TPM domain-containing protein, yielding MKQLLNRLDEGQKYLQRLILPLVLCVLASVLVAAPANATGVYQMPNIRAGEPTWVVDKAEVLSRLNEGRLSNTLDDLAKKTGKEVRMVTMHRLDYGETIDSFTKALFEKWFPTPQAQAKQALLVIDTLTNTTAIQTGEAVKSVLPDDIAESVASETVAVPLRTGNKYNQALLDASDRLVAVLSGEPDPGPPVVEENIQVESTFKSAEETDTQNSTIWVVAILIIATVVPMATYFFYQSFSG
- a CDS encoding pentapeptide repeat-containing protein gives rise to the protein MDTDELKRRYLAGERNFHRANLNGSDLRKLQLMRADLLKANLQNSNLSGANLTKVNLYQANLSRADLRQTTLNEAILHGAELSGANLHRASLIKADLCEANLKGASLTHTNLGAAKLSGANLNNANLTWANLRKADLKHANLEGADLSGAKFCNTIMPDGSMRNDDC
- a CDS encoding photosystem I reaction center protein subunit XI, encoding MADPRDTELIKPFNGDPFTGHLSTPISDSGIVRAYLNNLPAYRKGISPLLRGLEVGLAHGYFIIGPWVIFGPLRDYPGAASLGGLISGVALIIIATAAMTAYGIANFQQGHNQAVAKQNPKTPPELTTADGWSQYAGGFFIGGMGGAFVAYFLLSNFDVVDAILRGVVHNT
- a CDS encoding photosystem I reaction center subunit VIII, with translation MTGTYAASFLPWILIPIVTWLMPAVVMGLFFIYIESESDA